Part of the Antechinus flavipes isolate AdamAnt ecotype Samford, QLD, Australia chromosome 2, AdamAnt_v2, whole genome shotgun sequence genome is shown below.
CAATTGTATTACAAAAAATTTCTCTTAAGCATTTcaaataaatttctctttaaCCAGTAACTTTTTAGCTAAACagttcaatgtttttcttttttttttttttttttgtaaatccaATAATCAAGTATATTAATACTTCTTCTTTAGACTTTATATAATCaacacatttttctctctttccttctagtATACATCATCAGGCATTCCACTGCCAGCCCACATACAAACAAGATCCATGCTAAGACCACTGGAACTGTCCTTACCCAGTCAAACTACCATTtctgaaaatgagattttaaagaaagagttAGACACTATGAGAACCTTTTGTGATTCAGCTAAACAAGAGAAATTTAAGCTCCAAAATGAACTGGCCCATAAAGTGGCAGAATGCAAAGCTTTGGCATTAGAATGTGAAAGAGTAAAGGAGGATTCTGATGAACAGATAAAACAATTGGAAGATGCTTTAAAAGATGTGCAAAAGAGAATGTATGATTCAGAAGGTAAAGTGAAACAAATGCAAACTCATTTTCTTGCTCTGAAGGAGCACTTGACAAATGAAGCAGCTTCAGGAAATAATAGATTAACAGAAGAACTAAGGGATCAgttgaaagaaatgaaagcaagatATGAAGGAGCTTCTGCTGAAGTGGGAAGACTAAAGAACcaaatcaaacaaaatgaaatgctaGTAGAGGAGTTTAAAAGGGATGAAGGGAGATTAGTAGAAGAAAATAAGCGATTACAGAAAGAATTTAGCATGTCTGAAATAGAgcgagagaagagaggaagaaaagccTTGGAGATGGAAGGTCAGATAAAAGAATTAGTAGCAAAATTGGCCCTCTCCATCCCtacagaaaaatttgaaaacatgAAGAGTTTATTATCAAATGAAGtgaatgagaaagcaaaaaagtatgtagagatggaaagagaatatgaaaaatcACAAACTGAACTTAGACAATTAAAGAGAGAACTTGAGAATTATAAAGCTAAGCTTTCTCAACATGTAAGGCCAGAGGAACATGAACAACTTAAGGACAAATTTGAACAAAAATCAGGTGAATTTGGAAAGAAGATAACCGAGTTAACTTTGAGGAATCAGACATTACAGAAAGAATTTGAGAAGGTTTGTGCAGATAATAAACTACTAGACCACCAGTTGCAGAGTTTATCGACTGAGATGAAAACTAattatattcctttaaaattaaatcaagaaatgaaaaaattgcaTGCTTCAACAGTTGATGATTTGAATAAAAAACTAATAGATGTGACACAAAAGTATAAAGAAagggaattggaaactgagaagcTGATagtggaaaaaaacaatttaactaAAAATGTCAGTCATCTTGAAGCTACATATATTCCTctagaaaaccatgaaaaagagaTAATGGCTCTAAAATCCAATATTGTTgaactaaaaaaagaactttcagaacttaataaaaaatgtggttatggagaagaaaaattgcATGTAATCACATCTGAGAATGCAAAACTGAAAAGGTCTATAAATGAACAGTATGTGCCAGTTACAAcccatgaagaaattaaagcagcgTTAAGTAGCACATTGGATAAAACTAACAGAGAATTGACAGATGTGAAAAGAAAACTTGAAGATATAAAACAAGAATTTACACAAATAAGAGATGAGAAtggagcattaaaaaaaaagttagaggattctaaaaaccaaatgaaagctgaatttattagcataaaggaGCATGAGGACAAAATGAATGCTATTAACAAAAACCTAAAAGAAACACAGGAAAATCATGCTGAAGTACTTACCAAGTATAATAAGGGTCAGAAAGAGATTTTAGCATTGCTTGTTGAGATTGAAGCCCAGAAGAAGGAACTTGACACAATACAAGAATGCATTAAGCTAAAGTATGCACCGATTGCTAGTTTTGAAGAACGAGAGAAAACTTTTAATGCCACTGTGAAAGAACTTAAAGATCAATTGCTAACACAGACACAAAGATGCATTGTAGAGGAAGAGGAGACTCATAAATGTCAGCAGGAAAACGAAAGGTTAAAGAATGAAATCCTTATAATCCAGAAAGATCTAAAGAATAAGGATATTCTCATTGAAAATTCCCATGAATTGGAAAAAACTTTAAACCAAAAAACAGAAGAGTTTAGCAAACAACTAAAGGATTTGTCTGAGAAGTACACAAAGgtaaaaagtgagaaagagaagcttttgaaagaaaatgccaaaaagaCCTCTGAGATACTTGCAGCCCAAACAATTTTACAGGAACAACATGTTCCCCTAGGGCAGGTGGAAGAGCTGAAAAACTCCCTTAATGGCACAATTGAGGCTCTGAGAGAAGAGCTCCAGGACAAGAAGAGACGGCATGAGGAAGCTGAGCAGGCAGCAGCTGAATGGCAACAGATGCTCGAGAATCAAAAACACTCTTCTGTGTCCCTGGTAGAACACGTGCAGATAAAGGAAGCATTGGAGAAAGAAGTTGGATACATGAAAGGTAGAttgagtgaaaaagaaaaagaaagtcaaaccAAAACAGAAAAGATCTCTAAACTCCAGGATGAGATTCAGACTTTGAAGGAAGCATTTAAGAAATTAGAATCTAGAGAGATTATTGATTTATCAAAATACAACACAGTGAAAAATGCTTTAGAAGCACAAATTACCAACATGACAGAAAATTTGACCACTTTGAATAAAAAGTATGAGGAAGTGTGCGAAGAAGCGGCACGTGCCAAAAAGGCAGAACTATCtgcaaaagaagagaaggaattgATACAGTTGAGGAGCTTAAGCATTGAACAAGAAAttaaggaacagaaagaaagatgTGATAAGTCCTTACTAACAATTACTGATTTACAAAGAAGAATGCAAGAGTCTGCCaaacaaatagaagcaaaagacaatAAGGTAGGCAGTAAATTAAATCTGCATGATTATAAGttagaaaataaaagcaagtatTATATCATAATAAGTTCAGATTCATTGTGGCTCCTCATTGTATGTAAAATACTAATTATCTactgttaaaaatgttttgggcaattaaaaaaaagttctttatgcTTTTCTGTAGTAACCAGGTGCTAAGCATAGTTTTGTAGAAGATACAAAGCCATTTGAAAGGCCTGGCTTCCAAGTTTTTACAGTCTAATTTAGGAAATTATAcaaataggtagataaatagatttaCACAAACCATCCTTTCCCcactcaaaaacaaaaacaaaacaaattaaaactaagaattagTATTAAAGTGCCACATGAAAGGCACTAAGTATTCTAGgagttgagaagaaaagaaacctattatGGGCTTAGGTGACAGCTAGAATTAGCACAAGATGACTGGGACTATTCTGTAGATATTGACATCCATGGAGTTCCTCTGTCACCTCCCAATACCAGTTGTCCTAATGGCACATTCCCTTGTCCATCAATGACTGCTAACTAACTTGAATCTTTTGGATATTACATCCCTTTTTCAGAGTGCTATCTCACTTCTGTCAAGCATATCTATCACCCCTTTTAGTAGGCACTTTTATCTTACTTTCCCCTAGTCAGTAATCTTTTTTGCCTTATCTCTCACTGTGCCCTCAGTCTACTTCTGTTGTGATATATTACAAAGATTGTTGCATCcagaatcaaaggatatgaatttaaatcctggctctgccagtTATTACTTGAGTGACTTTCACTTATATAgtctttcatttgtaaaataatgatgtTGAACTCAGTGACCTGTTTCAAAGTCTACAATTTTAAACTTCTCTTTATCTTGAATTTCTTACATTTATTATTGCTCATTCAGGTTTGGTTTTCTCTTGAAGAGATCagagttaatcaataaacattatgcACCTACTATACATAGGAACTTtattaagttctggggatacaaagaaaggaaagtctGAATCCTCAGAAAGCTCAGAATTTAATaggaaaagacatttaaaaagaagCAGAGAAGGGACATGGGGGAAGGTGACCTCTTATGTAGGACCATGATTGAAGTTTTGTAGCAACAATAGGAAATAATCTGAGAAAGGGACAATTTCAGAGTTTATGTCGTCTTAAATAAGAATTTCTAGCTACCATGAAGTCCAGGAAAGAAGCTGGGTGGGAACGGATAAAGTGAATTCTCTGTCCCTTCTTTAAGTGGTGGGAGATCTCTTGAGACTCTCTAATAATGTTTTTTTCACATCCTATAATAGAGAACCAGAAAGAGCGTTATAGTTCTACATTTGGAAGGGACTTCTAGGTTATTTGAtctagtctcattttacagataaggaaactgcacTCAGAATGATTATTATTGACAAGTCTTACAACCAGCAAATATCAATTGGggtttaaactcagatcctccaacCTCAAGTATATCAGTGCATCTATTATGGCCTGCTAGTGCTGTGAAATTGGTACATTCCTTGTTTTCTACTGAAATTTTCAGACTCTTCTGTCACCATTAATCAGCAACCACCTCCCTGAAAAAAAGCTTGTCCAAATCCTTCTGCTAATATCTGCAGACCTACGAGATTCTCTCCATTCTTCCCAATAAACAGTACCAGGAGGACAAATCTTATTCTTTACCTCAGTCCTGACCTTCAAAtacctttgtttcctttttcctcaaTTGCTCTTCAACTCTCATGACTTCAGTCTACTTCAAGCACAAATAAGAGAATAGTGGCCATACTTTTAACCCCTACCTCCACCTTCCACTCATATAGGTGTGTCCTAATTGCTGGAATTCCAGATTGTTCTGGGTGAAGTCAAAGGGAACCTTCATAGAGGTGTGAGACTTGTAATGTTTTCAAGTGAGTGTTTAgttaatgagataataatagaatagaataatattctatattctattaggatatatattatatatatagaatatatattaatagaataatattataataatctagtaatagaatatataaaatagaataatatgtatatatgtaatatatataaataatagaataaaagaataatagaaactattttcttcctcttaacTTTTTCTCTAAGATAACAGAACTGCTTAATGATGTAGAACGACTAAAACAGGCCCTTAATGACCTTTCACAACTTACCTGCTCAAGTGGGAattctacaaagaaagaaaaccaacagGTGGAAACACTCCAGCATCAGCTAAAGTCTCTGCAACAGCAGCTGGCTGTAAGTACCTAATAAGACATGAAATTTAGACTTTTACAGCATACTCAGAAGTCAAAAGATCTGAGCCCTTGTTCTGATACTGTAAATTCATATAGCTAGTGAAAATTATTTACCATGGTAATATTAAAGTTCAACTAAATTTCAAAgcctctttctttaaaatatagatcCTTTTTAAGGCATCTTGAAGTGAAGAGAACTTCTAGAATTGTCTACTCTCTATTAACAAGGTAGTTCCCATAGCTTTACATATACCTGAAAATGGTATTATTTACCCCACTGTGTTCATTGCTCTCTATTTGGTTCTGTGCATGCTATGTCTTCAGGTCAATTATAATCAGCTAGGGAGATAAGACAAAATCCTGTGGAAAGTCAAACAATTTTATGAGAAATATTACATGGCAGTATATaactaaaatgaataaatactgtgagttttgagggaaaaaatgttaCTGTAGATTGGAAGGAAGCAAAACCAATAGAATGATATTTAAAACTCTgataattcaaatgaaaacaacacTAAAAAGTAGATAAATTCACATTAATTGTAATAAATAGTTTGATTCTATGGAATTAGAACTGTACATACCTTTGCTTTTCACAGGAGATATGAGGGGTTAAATAGCAAGGCAAACTAACAAAGTGCTCACTGTTCCAGGAGCAGTGATAAGAGTTGGGGATACAAACACAAGTAAAAGGATACTCCCTGCACATAAGGAGCTTACCTTTAACAGgagaagataatatttaaaaaggaaacttttGTTGGAAGTGGGGAAGTGCAAAGGGCATAGCAACAAAATCTCAGAAGCACAGGCAGGGGATGCAGGTTGGCCAACCTCAGTCCTTTCCCAAATTGAAGGTCCTTGAAGAAACTTATCCCCAGAAGGGGGATGGCATGATGGATTGATGTCTCTGGATGAGGATGCCCCAAGTATTGAAGAAAGTTTCAGGGTGAATGAGACTGACACTGAGACATGTTGTTGAAGCCTGGAAAGTCAGAAGCTCAGCCAAGAGAGAAATGAATGGGGTGTTGCAGATACTATCAGAAGTGTCTCCTTTGAATAAAtaggatcatttaaaaaaaacaaaaataagaattcctggaagcatttaaaaagataatttcaaaatcagTTAAAAGTGGTAGAggaagggtagctaggtggcacagtggatagagcaccagtcctgaagtcaggaagacctgagttcaaatcttccctcagacacttaacacttcctagctgtgtgactctgggcaagtcacttaatcccaattgaaatgaaagcaaaggaagaaaattatgaaaacaaaatttacatCTTGATAGAAGAGGCATAGAAAgtgctgaagaaaataaaaccttaaaaaacaaaattagccaAATTTTGGCTAATAAAAGAGGGGGagtggaaaaaaaagggggggagtgGGAAGCTTCACTAATGTAAATAATCCCTTtaaaaagagcaagagagagagaaagagagagagagaattgaccaAATGAGAAAAGTTGCAAAacttaattgaagaaaataatttcttaaaaattagaattgggcaactGAAAGCTAATGAtacatgagacatcaagaaacaataaaacaaagtaaaaatgagtgaaaaagtaGTAGAAAAAGTTAGAAAGAGGATAACTTGATTATATTgggatgatattaaaaaatgataagagAGGGACCCTccaggagaaggggaaaggagagagatatcTTCCTTTACCAAATGgtaaaaattatctcacataaaagaggcatgaaagaaAGTTTTCAGAAGAGGGGGAAATAATGGGAGGGGGGAAATGATGGGGAGAAGGCAGGCAATGCTTAAACCTCACTGACATCTAAATTGGTTTAAAGAGTTCTCTCTCAATTGgtaatagaaatctatcttacccgaaagagaagtaggagaaggagataatgaaaaatatgtgTTTGTGGTGGAGTAGATGTGGGAGTTGGAGAGTGATAAAGGGGAAGACAGATAAAAGAAGGCAGTGGTCAGAAAGAAAACAGACTTTAGAAAAAGGTTAACAGAAGTAAATTGAATCGAGGAAATGTACagataataatcataactatgaatgtgaatgagatgagtTCACCTGTAAAAACAGAAGCACACAACAGAATGGAATAGAAAGCAGAAtctaataatatattgtttacaagaaacacatttgaagtagaGAGTCAGACACAGCTTAAAAATAAGGGGCTGGAGCAGAAGATATGCGTTGACTCAAGTTAAAAAGACAAGGGGGTAGCAGtcatctcagacaaagcaaaagcaaagataaagagagaaataatatctCACTAAAAAGAACCGTaggcaataaaataatttttaacacatACACTAAGTGGCATAGCATTCATATTCttcaag
Proteins encoded:
- the UACA gene encoding uveal autoantigen with coiled-coil domains and ankyrin repeats isoform X1 produces the protein MKSLKSRLKRQEGPTPAPASGAACPQATDWNKYDDRLMKAAERGDVEKVSCILAKKGINPGKLDVEGRSVFHVVASKGNLECLNAILVHGIDITVSDAAGRNALHLAAKYGHALCLQKLLQYNCPTEHVDLHGRTALHDAAMADCTSSIQLLCDHGASVNAKDKDGRTPLILATQMCRPAICQLLIDRGADINARDKQNRTALMLGCEYGCKDAVEVLIKNGADVSLLDALGHDSSYYARIGDNLDILTLMKTAAENANKGRDPSKKGLCLQQISYIPPKRNLLHLQDEVNINPYQREQKNVQDLETENEDLKEKLRNIQQEQRILLDKVNGLQLQLNEEVMVADDLENEKEKLRTLLSTKEKQHEESLRTIEALKNRFKYYESDYGGAGNHFNNRKEDMLHKQNQIFVSESQYTSSGIPLPAHIQTRSMLRPLELSLPSQTTISENEILKKELDTMRTFCDSAKQEKFKLQNELAHKVAECKALALECERVKEDSDEQIKQLEDALKDVQKRMYDSEGKVKQMQTHFLALKEHLTNEAASGNNRLTEELRDQLKEMKARYEGASAEVGRLKNQIKQNEMLVEEFKRDEGRLVEENKRLQKEFSMSEIEREKRGRKALEMEGQIKELVAKLALSIPTEKFENMKSLLSNEVNEKAKKYVEMEREYEKSQTELRQLKRELENYKAKLSQHVRPEEHEQLKDKFEQKSGEFGKKITELTLRNQTLQKEFEKVCADNKLLDHQLQSLSTEMKTNYIPLKLNQEMKKLHASTVDDLNKKLIDVTQKYKERELETEKLIVEKNNLTKNVSHLEATYIPLENHEKEIMALKSNIVELKKELSELNKKCGYGEEKLHVITSENAKLKRSINEQYVPVTTHEEIKAALSSTLDKTNRELTDVKRKLEDIKQEFTQIRDENGALKKKLEDSKNQMKAEFISIKEHEDKMNAINKNLKETQENHAEVLTKYNKGQKEILALLVEIEAQKKELDTIQECIKLKYAPIASFEEREKTFNATVKELKDQLLTQTQRCIVEEEETHKCQQENERLKNEILIIQKDLKNKDILIENSHELEKTLNQKTEEFSKQLKDLSEKYTKVKSEKEKLLKENAKKTSEILAAQTILQEQHVPLGQVEELKNSLNGTIEALREELQDKKRRHEEAEQAAAEWQQMLENQKHSSVSLVEHVQIKEALEKEVGYMKGRLSEKEKESQTKTEKISKLQDEIQTLKEAFKKLESREIIDLSKYNTVKNALEAQITNMTENLTTLNKKYEEVCEEAARAKKAELSAKEEKELIQLRSLSIEQEIKEQKERCDKSLLTITDLQRRMQESAKQIEAKDNKITELLNDVERLKQALNDLSQLTCSSGNSTKKENQQVETLQHQLKSLQQQLADANRQHQEVIAIYRTHLLSAAQGHMDEDVQAALLQIIRMRQGLVC
- the UACA gene encoding uveal autoantigen with coiled-coil domains and ankyrin repeats isoform X3, whose amino-acid sequence is MAMADCTSSIQLLCDHGASVNAKDKDGRTPLILATQMCRPAICQLLIDRGADINARDKQNRTALMLGCEYGCKDAVEVLIKNGADVSLLDALGHDSSYYARIGDNLDILTLMKTAAENANKGRDPSKKGLCLQQISYIPPKRNLLHLQDEVNINPYQREQKNVQDLETENEDLKEKLRNIQQEQRILLDKVNGLQLQLNEEVMVADDLENEKEKLRTLLSTKEKQHEESLRTIEALKNRFKYYESDYGGAGNHFNNRKEDMLHKQNQIFVSESQYTSSGIPLPAHIQTRSMLRPLELSLPSQTTISENEILKKELDTMRTFCDSAKQEKFKLQNELAHKVAECKALALECERVKEDSDEQIKQLEDALKDVQKRMYDSEGKVKQMQTHFLALKEHLTNEAASGNNRLTEELRDQLKEMKARYEGASAEVGRLKNQIKQNEMLVEEFKRDEGRLVEENKRLQKEFSMSEIEREKRGRKALEMEGQIKELVAKLALSIPTEKFENMKSLLSNEVNEKAKKYVEMEREYEKSQTELRQLKRELENYKAKLSQHVRPEEHEQLKDKFEQKSGEFGKKITELTLRNQTLQKEFEKVCADNKLLDHQLQSLSTEMKTNYIPLKLNQEMKKLHASTVDDLNKKLIDVTQKYKERELETEKLIVEKNNLTKNVSHLEATYIPLENHEKEIMALKSNIVELKKELSELNKKCGYGEEKLHVITSENAKLKRSINEQYVPVTTHEEIKAALSSTLDKTNRELTDVKRKLEDIKQEFTQIRDENGALKKKLEDSKNQMKAEFISIKEHEDKMNAINKNLKETQENHAEVLTKYNKGQKEILALLVEIEAQKKELDTIQECIKLKYAPIASFEEREKTFNATVKELKDQLLTQTQRCIVEEEETHKCQQENERLKNEILIIQKDLKNKDILIENSHELEKTLNQKTEEFSKQLKDLSEKYTKVKSEKEKLLKENAKKTSEILAAQTILQEQHVPLGQVEELKNSLNGTIEALREELQDKKRRHEEAEQAAAEWQQMLENQKHSSVSLVEHVQIKEALEKEVGYMKGRLSEKEKESQTKTEKISKLQDEIQTLKEAFKKLESREIIDLSKYNTVKNALEAQITNMTENLTTLNKKYEEVCEEAARAKKAELSAKEEKELIQLRSLSIEQEIKEQKERCDKSLLTITDLQRRMQESAKQIEAKDNKITELLNDVERLKQALNDLSQLTCSSGNSTKKENQQVETLQHQLKSLQQQLADANRQHQEVIAIYRTHLLSAAQGHMDEDVQAALLQIIRMRQGLVC
- the UACA gene encoding uveal autoantigen with coiled-coil domains and ankyrin repeats isoform X2; the encoded protein is MSCWFSCSAKNRQATDWNKYDDRLMKAAERGDVEKVSCILAKKGINPGKLDVEGRSVFHVVASKGNLECLNAILVHGIDITVSDAAGRNALHLAAKYGHALCLQKLLQYNCPTEHVDLHGRTALHDAAMADCTSSIQLLCDHGASVNAKDKDGRTPLILATQMCRPAICQLLIDRGADINARDKQNRTALMLGCEYGCKDAVEVLIKNGADVSLLDALGHDSSYYARIGDNLDILTLMKTAAENANKGRDPSKKGLCLQQISYIPPKRNLLHLQDEVNINPYQREQKNVQDLETENEDLKEKLRNIQQEQRILLDKVNGLQLQLNEEVMVADDLENEKEKLRTLLSTKEKQHEESLRTIEALKNRFKYYESDYGGAGNHFNNRKEDMLHKQNQIFVSESQYTSSGIPLPAHIQTRSMLRPLELSLPSQTTISENEILKKELDTMRTFCDSAKQEKFKLQNELAHKVAECKALALECERVKEDSDEQIKQLEDALKDVQKRMYDSEGKVKQMQTHFLALKEHLTNEAASGNNRLTEELRDQLKEMKARYEGASAEVGRLKNQIKQNEMLVEEFKRDEGRLVEENKRLQKEFSMSEIEREKRGRKALEMEGQIKELVAKLALSIPTEKFENMKSLLSNEVNEKAKKYVEMEREYEKSQTELRQLKRELENYKAKLSQHVRPEEHEQLKDKFEQKSGEFGKKITELTLRNQTLQKEFEKVCADNKLLDHQLQSLSTEMKTNYIPLKLNQEMKKLHASTVDDLNKKLIDVTQKYKERELETEKLIVEKNNLTKNVSHLEATYIPLENHEKEIMALKSNIVELKKELSELNKKCGYGEEKLHVITSENAKLKRSINEQYVPVTTHEEIKAALSSTLDKTNRELTDVKRKLEDIKQEFTQIRDENGALKKKLEDSKNQMKAEFISIKEHEDKMNAINKNLKETQENHAEVLTKYNKGQKEILALLVEIEAQKKELDTIQECIKLKYAPIASFEEREKTFNATVKELKDQLLTQTQRCIVEEEETHKCQQENERLKNEILIIQKDLKNKDILIENSHELEKTLNQKTEEFSKQLKDLSEKYTKVKSEKEKLLKENAKKTSEILAAQTILQEQHVPLGQVEELKNSLNGTIEALREELQDKKRRHEEAEQAAAEWQQMLENQKHSSVSLVEHVQIKEALEKEVGYMKGRLSEKEKESQTKTEKISKLQDEIQTLKEAFKKLESREIIDLSKYNTVKNALEAQITNMTENLTTLNKKYEEVCEEAARAKKAELSAKEEKELIQLRSLSIEQEIKEQKERCDKSLLTITDLQRRMQESAKQIEAKDNKITELLNDVERLKQALNDLSQLTCSSGNSTKKENQQVETLQHQLKSLQQQLADANRQHQEVIAIYRTHLLSAAQGHMDEDVQAALLQIIRMRQGLVC